One Candidatus Binataceae bacterium genomic region harbors:
- a CDS encoding CoA transferase, with translation MTTVLNGKIRVLDLSMGWAGPMVGQMMAELGAEVVKVEDTDHFDWWRGSLSVAPPEMQPIERSAPFNTANRGKLGVTLDLQDPRGVDLVKRLVAVSDMLIENYSPGVMERFGLDYATLAAINPRLIMVSMPSFGSSGPECNARGYGNTVEAMAGITGLMGYKDAEQRYTLSNALGDPVSGLHGTFGLLVALHERERTGRGQLIELAQVEALIPFVGTSIVECQLTGKVPPPRGNSHPEHAPYGIYACVGDHGWIALACESDEQWQAAAHALDLDNLADDARFTRAADRKANEYILNAELTRALGALQADDAVQRLLAVGVPAAPVNSAPAVIGDAHLAERGYFVAIDRAVVGTHLYPGGVARLPETPLVADQPAPLLGEHNADIFRRLLNLSDAEVAALEQEGIIGTAPREYKKAS, from the coding sequence ATGACGACGGTTTTAAACGGCAAAATCCGCGTGCTCGATCTCTCGATGGGATGGGCGGGGCCGATGGTCGGCCAGATGATGGCGGAGCTTGGCGCCGAAGTCGTGAAAGTCGAAGACACCGATCACTTCGACTGGTGGCGCGGGTCATTGTCGGTCGCTCCCCCCGAGATGCAGCCGATCGAGCGCTCGGCGCCGTTCAATACCGCGAATCGCGGCAAGCTCGGCGTCACCCTCGACCTCCAGGATCCGCGCGGCGTCGATCTGGTGAAGCGGCTGGTCGCCGTCTCAGACATGCTGATCGAAAACTACAGCCCGGGCGTGATGGAGCGCTTCGGCCTCGACTACGCGACGCTGGCTGCGATCAACCCGCGCCTGATCATGGTATCGATGCCGTCGTTCGGCTCCTCGGGCCCCGAGTGCAACGCCCGCGGCTACGGCAACACTGTGGAAGCGATGGCGGGAATCACGGGTCTCATGGGCTACAAGGACGCGGAGCAGCGCTACACGTTGAGCAACGCACTCGGCGATCCTGTGAGCGGGTTGCATGGAACTTTCGGCTTGCTCGTCGCGCTGCACGAACGTGAGCGAACGGGACGCGGGCAATTGATCGAGCTCGCGCAGGTCGAAGCGCTGATCCCATTCGTGGGCACGTCGATCGTCGAATGTCAGCTCACGGGAAAAGTTCCGCCGCCGCGTGGCAATTCGCATCCTGAGCATGCGCCGTACGGGATTTACGCCTGCGTCGGGGACCACGGATGGATCGCGCTCGCATGCGAGAGTGACGAGCAGTGGCAAGCGGCCGCTCATGCGCTCGACCTCGACAATCTCGCCGATGATGCTCGGTTCACGCGCGCGGCTGATCGCAAGGCGAACGAGTACATCCTCAATGCCGAGCTGACGCGCGCGCTCGGCGCGCTGCAGGCGGATGATGCGGTGCAACGCTTGCTGGCGGTCGGAGTTCCCGCGGCGCCGGTGAATTCAGCGCCGGCGGTAATCGGCGATGCGCATCTCGCCGAGCGCGGCTACTTCGTCGCGATCGATCGCGCTGTCGTCGGAACGCATCTTTATCCGGGAGGTGTCGCGCGCCTGCCTGAAACGCCGTTAGTCGCCGATCAACCTGCGCCTCTGCTCGGCGAACATAACGCCGACATATTCCGCCGCTTGCTGAATCTGAGCGACGCAGAGGTCGCGGCTCTCGAGCAGGAAGGCATCATCGGCACCGCGCCGCGCGAGTACAAAAAGGCTTCATAG
- a CDS encoding CoA transferase: protein MALPLEGVRILDFTWVVAGPVATRILADHGAEVVKIERKNPPPMGNRKLGLQCDLHRDKISAAINMGHPKGLELARRLAAMSDVVMDNFSARVMRSWGMDYESLRKVKPDIICISMSGLGHTGPRSSYVSYGPTLQALSGFTALMADADGRPAGYGYSYADMSGGFTGALAALIALYHKRRTGQGQFVDLAQFEAVSALVGPALLDISANGRTQPPPLWNSQEGPAAPHNVYRCAPEGSDHDRWIVISVHTEAEWNRFVAALGSPWWAADEKFRTLYLRMRNRDELDANIAKWTITRRAEDVMAALQAAKVPAGVVSNGADICVKDPQLKERGFWPPLETKNGETHVTGIPFKLSSTPGKVRTLGPEVGENNDYILGELLGLSNSERDALIAEDAIWP from the coding sequence ATGGCGCTGCCGCTTGAGGGCGTTCGCATCCTCGATTTCACCTGGGTCGTCGCAGGCCCGGTGGCGACGCGGATTCTAGCCGACCACGGCGCCGAAGTGGTCAAGATCGAGCGCAAGAATCCGCCGCCAATGGGCAATCGCAAGCTCGGCCTCCAGTGCGATCTTCATCGCGATAAAATTTCCGCGGCGATCAACATGGGCCATCCCAAGGGTCTTGAGCTGGCTCGGCGGCTCGCCGCCATGAGCGACGTCGTGATGGACAACTTCTCGGCGCGCGTGATGCGCAGCTGGGGGATGGACTACGAGAGCCTGCGCAAGGTGAAGCCCGACATCATCTGCATCAGCATGTCGGGGCTTGGGCACACCGGGCCGCGCTCGAGCTACGTCAGCTACGGCCCGACGCTGCAGGCGCTGTCAGGATTTACTGCGCTGATGGCCGATGCCGACGGCCGTCCCGCGGGTTACGGCTATTCGTACGCCGATATGAGCGGTGGATTCACGGGCGCGCTTGCGGCGCTGATCGCGCTCTATCACAAGCGACGTACGGGACAGGGACAGTTTGTCGATCTCGCGCAGTTCGAGGCGGTGAGCGCGCTCGTCGGTCCCGCGCTGCTCGATATCTCGGCCAATGGCAGAACGCAGCCGCCGCCGCTATGGAATTCGCAAGAAGGCCCGGCCGCGCCGCACAATGTCTATCGATGCGCGCCCGAGGGCAGCGACCACGATCGCTGGATCGTGATCTCGGTGCATACCGAAGCCGAATGGAATCGCTTCGTCGCGGCGCTCGGATCGCCGTGGTGGGCGGCGGATGAGAAGTTTCGCACGCTCTATCTCAGGATGCGCAACCGCGACGAACTCGACGCGAATATCGCAAAGTGGACGATCACACGCCGCGCCGAAGATGTGATGGCGGCGCTACAAGCGGCGAAGGTCCCTGCCGGCGTCGTATCCAACGGTGCCGATATCTGCGTCAAGGATCCGCAACTCAAGGAACGAGGCTTCTGGCCGCCGCTCGAGACGAAAAACGGCGAGACTCACGTCACCGGAATCCCGTTCAAGCTGTCATCAACGCCCGGCAAAGTCCGCACCCTCGGCCCCGAAGTCGGCGAGAACAACGACTACATCCTGGGCGAATTGCTGGGCTTGTCGAATTCCGAGCGCGACGCGTTAATCGCAGAGGATGCAATCTGGCCCTAG
- the rpe gene encoding ribulose-phosphate 3-epimerase codes for MDVSDKLAPSILSADFARLGEEVRRVEEAGADLIHFDVMDGHFVPNISIGIPVMESLRKVTKLPLDAHLMISEPEKYIQKFVKAGANSISVHCEVCPDIPAIAKQIRGFGARASIGINPETDADRVLAHAGTLDMILVMSVHPGFGGQEFIPSALEKLRYIRKELKRRGLNIDVEIDGGVKLNNLADVKAAGANVFVSGSGIFGHPDYHKIVGEMRETIARTPVDLDRK; via the coding sequence ATGGACGTTTCCGATAAGCTTGCGCCTTCGATTCTTTCTGCCGACTTCGCGCGCCTAGGCGAGGAGGTCCGCCGCGTCGAAGAAGCCGGCGCCGATCTGATTCACTTCGACGTGATGGACGGGCACTTCGTGCCCAACATTTCTATCGGCATCCCGGTGATGGAATCGCTGCGCAAGGTCACGAAGCTGCCCCTCGATGCGCATCTGATGATCTCGGAGCCCGAGAAATACATCCAGAAATTCGTGAAAGCTGGCGCCAACTCGATCTCCGTGCATTGCGAGGTATGCCCCGATATTCCCGCGATCGCAAAACAGATCCGTGGCTTCGGCGCGCGCGCTTCGATCGGAATCAATCCGGAGACCGATGCCGATCGCGTGCTCGCTCATGCCGGGACGCTCGACATGATCCTCGTGATGAGTGTGCATCCGGGTTTCGGCGGTCAGGAGTTTATCCCCTCGGCGCTCGAGAAGCTGCGCTACATCCGCAAGGAACTGAAGCGCCGCGGCCTCAATATCGATGTCGAGATCGACGGCGGCGTGAAGCTCAACAATCTTGCCGACGTGAAGGCCGCAGGCGCGAATGTTTTTGTCTCGGGCTCGGGAATCTTCGGTCATCCGGACTATCACAAGATCGTCGGTGAGATGCGCGAGACGATTGCCCGAACTCCCGTCGACCTCGATCGAAAGTGA
- the plsY gene encoding glycerol-3-phosphate 1-O-acyltransferase PlsY, with amino-acid sequence MTFLFLILVAYLIGSIPFGVIVGRVRGFDPRTVGSGNIGMTNVVRAGGPVAAGLTFIADVLKGAIPVAFVKHEGFPPHVVAWVAIAAFVGAICSIFLGFRGGKGISAALGIWLVISPATILIALAAFVIVLAATRIVSLASISAAFVLPPAAAALNLPRHYLLLAIVMTALALLRHKDNIGRLMRGEEKPFGSKPTPSATTTEMHGE; translated from the coding sequence ATGACATTTCTTTTTCTGATCCTGGTCGCGTATCTAATCGGTTCGATTCCTTTCGGTGTGATCGTTGGCCGCGTGCGCGGCTTCGATCCTCGCACCGTTGGCTCAGGCAATATCGGGATGACCAACGTCGTGCGCGCTGGTGGTCCGGTGGCGGCGGGGCTGACGTTCATCGCCGACGTCCTAAAGGGCGCGATCCCGGTCGCCTTCGTGAAGCATGAGGGCTTTCCGCCTCATGTCGTCGCGTGGGTCGCGATAGCGGCATTCGTCGGCGCGATCTGCTCGATATTCCTGGGCTTCAGAGGCGGCAAAGGAATCTCAGCAGCGCTCGGGATCTGGCTGGTGATTTCGCCGGCGACCATCCTGATTGCACTAGCCGCATTTGTGATCGTGTTGGCCGCGACACGAATCGTATCGCTTGCCTCGATCAGCGCAGCGTTCGTCCTGCCTCCGGCCGCGGCCGCATTGAACCTCCCGCGCCACTACCTGTTACTGGCGATTGTCATGACGGCGCTCGCGCTGCTGCGCCATAAGGACAATATCGGCCGCCTGATGCGCGGGGAGGAAAAGCCGTTCGGATCAAAGCCAACGCCGAGCGCTACTACAACTGAGATGCACGGCGAATAA
- a CDS encoding CoA transferase, with the protein MSEPGALAGLRVLDLSDHRAQLCARLLADMGADVIKVEPPSGSSSRRIGPFLDDLPHHDRSLFHWYYNLNKRSLTLDVADPRGAEILLRLAKSADVIIESYAPGSLARMGLGWELLHRENPALVLCSITPFGQTGPYRDFVADDSVLTALGGMLYVNGYPDRAPVRPLGLQAYHSSAYFGAIATMIAILARDTSGEGQWIDLSMQESTAAAVEHVASSYFERGESEPRRGTLHWSRFFRVGKCRDGYIMHCCLGDWTSLIEWVKSDGKAQDLDAPDYDQVMHRFLMAEHLFDVLDDWVKDYDRDELLERAQLLRQPYATVRPPESMFDDEQLAARGFFAEVEHPELGRKFRYPGAPYLFNGTPWRVYRRPPLLGEHTGEVLRDTLGLDAAELAALAEEGII; encoded by the coding sequence GTGAGCGAGCCGGGCGCACTCGCGGGGCTCAGGGTCCTTGACCTGAGTGACCATCGGGCGCAGTTGTGCGCGCGACTTCTCGCCGACATGGGCGCCGACGTGATCAAAGTCGAGCCGCCGTCCGGAAGCAGCTCGCGGCGGATCGGCCCGTTCCTCGACGACCTGCCGCATCATGATCGCAGCCTCTTTCACTGGTATTACAATCTCAACAAGCGCTCGCTGACACTCGATGTTGCCGATCCTCGCGGCGCGGAGATCCTGCTGCGCCTGGCGAAGTCGGCCGACGTGATCATCGAGAGCTATGCGCCTGGCTCGCTCGCGAGGATGGGCCTCGGCTGGGAGCTGCTACATCGCGAGAACCCGGCGCTCGTGCTTTGCTCGATCACGCCCTTCGGACAGACCGGCCCGTATCGCGATTTTGTCGCCGATGACTCCGTGCTCACCGCCCTCGGCGGGATGCTCTACGTCAACGGCTACCCGGACCGCGCTCCCGTGCGGCCGCTGGGTCTCCAGGCTTATCATTCGTCGGCGTACTTCGGCGCGATCGCGACGATGATCGCGATCCTCGCACGCGACACGAGCGGCGAAGGTCAGTGGATCGATCTCAGCATGCAGGAATCGACCGCGGCTGCCGTCGAGCACGTCGCAAGCTCGTACTTCGAGCGCGGCGAATCCGAGCCGCGCCGCGGCACGCTTCATTGGAGCCGCTTCTTCCGCGTCGGCAAATGCCGCGACGGCTACATCATGCACTGCTGTCTCGGCGACTGGACCTCGCTCATCGAATGGGTGAAGAGCGACGGCAAGGCGCAGGACCTCGACGCGCCCGACTACGACCAGGTGATGCATCGCTTCCTGATGGCGGAGCATCTGTTCGACGTGCTCGACGATTGGGTCAAGGATTACGACCGCGACGAGCTGCTCGAACGCGCGCAGCTCCTGCGTCAGCCGTACGCGACGGTGCGGCCGCCCGAGTCGATGTTCGATGACGAGCAGTTAGCGGCGCGGGGCTTTTTCGCCGAAGTTGAGCATCCCGAGCTTGGCCGCAAGTTCCGCTATCCGGGCGCGCCATATCTTTTCAACGGCACTCCATGGCGCGTGTATCGGCGTCCGCCGCTTTTGGGTGAGCATACGGGCGAAGTACTTCGCGATACGCTCGGCCTCGATGCGGCGGAGCTCGCGGCGCTCGCCGAAGAGGGGATCATCTGA
- a CDS encoding acyl-CoA dehydrogenase family protein produces the protein MQSVAEIEASPEVQDLRTRVSDFLEELIYPNEKILERGDDESRRTMKSIQAKAKERGLWALGLPKEIGGGGLGFMPYVFVNEIVGRSEYAIAGLGTHSAQDATMFHLYGNAEQKKRWLAPLVNGDIYPSFSMTEPEVSGADPTGLRTRAVQDGDEWIITGHKWFTSGANVAAFSTVMCVTEPDAPTYERFSMIVVPTDTKGYEIVRAVPVMGETSGGHCEIRYNDVRVPLTNLLGPRGQAFKIAQKRLGPGRIYHCMRWLGQAQRAFELLVNRAINRHSFGGPLSDKQTIQNWIADSAAEIQAARLLTLNAAAKIDAGDEARVEISIIKFWGAKVLHDVIDRAIQVHGAMGVSEDTPLARMYRHARFARIYDGPDEVHRMVVSRRIVSEFKKGRKWDFGRGIVSNPR, from the coding sequence ATGCAAAGCGTCGCCGAAATCGAAGCCAGCCCGGAAGTGCAGGATTTGCGCACGCGCGTGTCCGATTTCCTGGAGGAGTTGATCTATCCGAACGAAAAGATTCTCGAGCGCGGCGACGACGAATCGCGCCGCACGATGAAATCGATCCAGGCCAAGGCCAAGGAGCGCGGGCTGTGGGCGCTCGGCCTGCCCAAGGAGATCGGCGGCGGCGGTCTCGGCTTCATGCCCTATGTCTTCGTCAACGAGATCGTCGGGCGCAGCGAGTACGCGATCGCGGGCCTCGGCACGCATTCGGCGCAGGACGCCACGATGTTCCATCTCTACGGCAACGCCGAGCAGAAGAAGCGCTGGCTCGCGCCGCTGGTCAATGGCGACATCTACCCGAGCTTCTCGATGACCGAGCCCGAGGTCTCGGGCGCCGATCCCACGGGGCTGCGCACCCGCGCCGTGCAGGATGGTGACGAATGGATTATCACCGGCCACAAATGGTTTACGAGCGGCGCCAACGTGGCGGCCTTCTCAACCGTGATGTGCGTGACGGAGCCCGACGCGCCGACCTACGAGCGCTTCAGCATGATCGTCGTGCCGACCGACACCAAGGGCTACGAGATCGTGCGCGCCGTGCCTGTCATGGGCGAGACCTCGGGCGGGCACTGCGAGATTCGCTACAACGACGTGCGCGTGCCGCTTACGAATCTGCTCGGTCCGCGCGGACAGGCCTTCAAGATCGCGCAGAAGCGGCTCGGCCCCGGCCGCATCTACCATTGCATGCGATGGCTCGGGCAGGCGCAGCGCGCGTTTGAGCTTTTGGTAAATCGCGCGATCAATCGCCACTCCTTCGGCGGTCCGCTATCCGACAAGCAGACCATCCAGAACTGGATTGCTGACTCGGCCGCGGAAATTCAGGCCGCACGCCTGCTAACGCTCAACGCCGCGGCCAAGATCGATGCTGGCGATGAGGCGCGCGTAGAGATTTCGATCATCAAGTTCTGGGGCGCGAAGGTGCTGCACGACGTGATCGATCGCGCGATCCAGGTCCACGGCGCGATGGGCGTGTCGGAGGACACTCCGCTCGCGCGGATGTACCGGCATGCGCGCTTCGCCCGCATCTACGATGGACCCGACGAAGTGCATCGGATGGTGGTGTCGCGGCGCATCGTGAGCGAGTTCAAGAAGGGCCGCAAATGGGACTTCGGCCGCGGCATCGTCAGCAATCCGCGCTGA
- a CDS encoding P-II family nitrogen regulator, which produces MKKVEAIIKPFKLDEVKEALSSIGVQGLTVSEVKGFGRQKGHTELYRGAEYVVDFLPKVKLEIIVSDELATQVVETIERASRTGRIGDGKIFVMPIEEVVRIRTGERGANAL; this is translated from the coding sequence ATGAAAAAGGTCGAGGCGATCATCAAGCCGTTCAAACTCGATGAGGTCAAAGAAGCCCTCTCGAGTATCGGTGTACAGGGTCTCACGGTCAGCGAAGTGAAGGGCTTCGGACGCCAGAAGGGGCATACCGAGCTTTATCGCGGCGCCGAGTACGTGGTGGATTTCCTGCCCAAGGTAAAGCTCGAAATTATCGTCTCGGATGAACTCGCGACCCAAGTGGTCGAAACGATCGAACGGGCCTCGCGCACGGGCCGTATCGGCGACGGCAAGATCTTCGTGATGCCGATCGAAGAAGTGGTGCGCATCCGCACTGGCGAGCGCGGCGCCAACGCACTCTAA
- a CDS encoding nuclear transport factor 2 family protein, protein MNTAEMKEAVLEFLKEFEDPDPIRLESMISNNFVYQVIANMPGFSEPIKGKEGMKGFAGTLKAMLPNGLNMKIGQIIAEGDHAAVQCESDTTAANGKKYQNRYHFYFRFEGDKIAEVKEYCDTNHAREVFAS, encoded by the coding sequence ATGAACACCGCCGAGATGAAGGAAGCAGTTCTCGAGTTTCTCAAAGAGTTCGAAGATCCCGATCCGATCAGGCTCGAATCGATGATCTCAAACAATTTCGTTTACCAGGTCATTGCCAACATGCCCGGCTTCTCCGAGCCGATCAAAGGCAAGGAAGGTATGAAGGGCTTTGCCGGAACCCTCAAGGCGATGCTGCCGAACGGGCTCAACATGAAAATCGGGCAAATCATTGCCGAGGGCGACCATGCCGCAGTGCAATGCGAATCCGATACGACAGCGGCCAACGGCAAGAAGTATCAGAATCGTTACCATTTCTACTTCCGCTTCGAGGGCGACAAGATTGCCGAAGTCAAGGAGTATTGCGATACCAACCACGCCCGAGAGGTGTTTGCCAGTTAG
- a CDS encoding DUF169 domain-containing protein — translation MNEQVAAKLKALDEAIGRHVRPDTFPLAIRMLGHNEPVPEGLRVPSKTMGENWIVCQSIGVARRYGWGIAVGREDVICPLSAIAFGFRKPNDEYLRGFASVGMYCETEDAATRLEAGTWRFEPGTYDYVCVSPLARATFEPHIVAVYANSAQVMRLVNAALYLQGGRIESTTGGRLDCAEIVIQTMTTNKPKVIIPCNGDRVFGMAQDTEMVFACPWSFVDDLLKGLEGTYKGGVRYPIPVAMRGTVTMPKHYQELLKMLETQDKPRS, via the coding sequence ATGAACGAGCAGGTCGCGGCGAAACTTAAGGCGCTTGATGAGGCGATCGGCCGCCACGTGCGGCCAGACACTTTTCCGCTCGCGATTCGGATGCTCGGCCACAACGAGCCAGTCCCCGAGGGACTTCGCGTTCCGAGCAAGACCATGGGCGAGAACTGGATCGTATGCCAGTCGATCGGCGTTGCGCGGCGCTATGGATGGGGAATCGCAGTCGGCCGCGAGGACGTTATTTGCCCGCTGTCCGCGATCGCGTTCGGCTTCCGCAAGCCTAACGACGAATATCTGCGCGGCTTCGCCTCGGTCGGGATGTATTGCGAGACCGAGGACGCCGCGACCCGCCTCGAGGCCGGCACCTGGCGCTTCGAGCCCGGTACCTACGACTACGTGTGTGTATCGCCTCTAGCTCGCGCGACCTTCGAGCCGCATATCGTAGCCGTTTATGCCAACAGCGCGCAGGTGATGCGCCTGGTCAACGCCGCCCTCTATCTTCAGGGTGGCCGAATCGAGAGCACGACCGGCGGACGCCTCGATTGCGCTGAAATCGTTATCCAGACGATGACGACGAACAAGCCCAAGGTGATCATCCCGTGCAACGGCGATCGTGTGTTCGGGATGGCGCAGGACACCGAAATGGTCTTCGCCTGCCCGTGGAGTTTCGTCGATGATCTCTTGAAGGGCCTCGAGGGCACGTACAAGGGCGGTGTGCGTTACCCGATTCCGGTCGCGATGCGCGGGACGGTCACGATGCCGAAGCATTACCAGGAGCTGCTCAAGATGCTCGAAACGCAGGACAAGCCCAGGAGCTGA
- a CDS encoding PEGA domain-containing protein, with amino-acid sequence MTKISALSVLVCTAIAASSCATLFQGTNEEIMVASDPAGAQVSVNDGRSGVTPYSMRVNRDEDLQIHVAKAGYASYDEADTSHIEWGYLVSDIFFTGLIGLAVDGIDGAMFYHNHSMVTAHLDPAPGSPAIGGVQPPATPAAVVASAPVAASVAAAPAPSAIASDQKPASP; translated from the coding sequence ATGACGAAAATCTCTGCGCTAAGTGTATTGGTCTGCACCGCGATCGCGGCTTCGTCATGCGCGACGCTGTTCCAGGGCACCAACGAGGAAATCATGGTCGCGAGCGATCCCGCCGGCGCGCAGGTCAGCGTCAACGACGGGCGTTCGGGAGTAACGCCGTACTCGATGCGTGTGAATCGCGACGAGGACTTGCAGATTCACGTCGCGAAGGCTGGCTACGCCTCTTACGACGAAGCCGACACCAGCCACATCGAATGGGGCTACCTTGTGTCGGACATCTTCTTCACCGGGCTGATTGGGCTCGCCGTCGATGGAATCGACGGCGCGATGTTCTATCACAATCACTCGATGGTGACGGCTCATCTTGATCCTGCACCGGGCTCGCCCGCGATTGGAGGCGTTCAGCCTCCCGCCACGCCTGCGGCCGTTGTTGCGAGCGCGCCGGTCGCGGCGTCTGTCGCGGCAGCTCCTGCGCCGAGTGCGATCGCGTCGGATCAAAAGCCAGCTTCGCCGTGA
- a CDS encoding CoA transferase, producing the protein MRYSALSDVRVVDLTHFIAGPYATKLLADMGAEVIKIEPPRGEGGRALGPHRGAPNPDRGGLFAFVNQNKLGVTLNLKHDRGRELLHGLLTDADILFENFAPGTMAALGLPPQDLLAKFPTLSIISISNFGQDGPDRDAPLNDLALFARGGWTFPVGEKDREPLTPPGSLAQYVGAVYGAIGAMQALAARDFGLGHGQHVDISLLEATVATMIYETVSFQYVGAVRERAGKRFAIGPFMIVTLKCRDGYAGLHCVTDKQFEGLCDLMEHRELLTDPRFRTALQRMVNNDALLKIVEDFFIERDRAWLYREGQGRAIPIVPIPSVAEVLEWEQTKARNYFDTLADPVLGTIRVPGAPLRLGSKPEAPRPAPTLGQHNREILCGRLGLSADDLDRLGKEGIV; encoded by the coding sequence ATGCGTTACTCTGCCTTGAGCGATGTCCGCGTCGTCGATCTGACCCATTTCATCGCGGGCCCGTACGCGACCAAGCTGCTCGCCGACATGGGCGCTGAGGTTATCAAGATCGAACCGCCACGCGGCGAGGGCGGGCGCGCGCTCGGACCTCATCGCGGCGCGCCCAATCCCGATCGCGGCGGCCTTTTCGCCTTCGTCAATCAGAACAAGCTCGGCGTTACGCTCAACCTGAAGCACGATCGCGGCCGCGAGTTGCTCCACGGGCTGCTCACAGACGCCGATATCCTGTTCGAGAACTTTGCGCCCGGCACGATGGCGGCGCTCGGACTCCCGCCGCAGGATCTGCTCGCGAAGTTTCCCACGCTCTCGATCATCTCGATTTCCAACTTCGGCCAGGATGGTCCCGACCGCGACGCGCCGCTGAACGATCTCGCGCTCTTCGCGCGTGGCGGGTGGACCTTCCCAGTCGGCGAAAAAGATCGCGAGCCGCTGACGCCGCCGGGATCGCTCGCGCAGTATGTCGGCGCGGTTTACGGCGCGATCGGCGCGATGCAGGCGCTGGCTGCCCGCGACTTCGGCCTCGGCCACGGACAGCACGTCGATATCTCGCTGCTCGAGGCGACGGTAGCGACGATGATCTACGAGACCGTTAGCTTTCAGTACGTCGGCGCAGTCCGCGAGCGCGCTGGCAAGCGCTTCGCCATTGGCCCGTTCATGATCGTCACGCTCAAGTGCCGCGACGGCTACGCCGGACTGCATTGCGTGACCGATAAGCAGTTCGAGGGCCTGTGCGATCTGATGGAGCACCGCGAGTTGTTGACCGATCCTCGCTTTCGCACCGCGCTTCAACGGATGGTGAACAACGACGCGCTGCTCAAAATCGTCGAGGATTTTTTCATCGAGCGCGACCGCGCGTGGCTCTATCGCGAAGGCCAGGGGCGCGCGATTCCGATCGTTCCGATTCCGAGCGTCGCCGAAGTCCTCGAATGGGAGCAGACCAAGGCGCGCAACTACTTCGACACGCTCGCCGATCCAGTGCTCGGCACGATTCGCGTTCCCGGCGCGCCGCTGCGGCTCGGCTCGAAGCCCGAAGCGCCGCGCCCGGCGCCCACTCTCGGTCAGCATAATCGCGAAATTCTGTGCGGACGGCTCGGACTCAGCGCTGACGACCTCGATCGGCTGGGTAAGGAGGGGATCGTATGA
- a CDS encoding glutathione S-transferase N-terminal domain-containing protein, producing MIDLYTWTTPNGRKVSVMLEECGFDYKVHPVNIREGDQFKPEYVKICPNSKIPAIVDDGVSIFESGAILVHLAEKAGKLLPAKDPGRAKVLEWLFWQMANIGPMIGQVNHFANAAPEKIPYAIDRYATESARLVKVLDDQLGRTQYMAGDYSIADIATYAWISVGFVPIKNLKPDVVGEGANVARWITAIAARPAVKKGMEVPKV from the coding sequence ATGATCGATCTCTATACGTGGACCACGCCTAACGGCCGCAAGGTTTCTGTGATGCTCGAGGAGTGCGGCTTCGACTACAAGGTGCATCCGGTCAATATTCGCGAAGGCGATCAGTTCAAACCCGAGTACGTGAAGATCTGCCCCAACAGCAAGATCCCGGCGATCGTCGATGATGGCGTGTCGATTTTCGAGTCGGGTGCGATCCTCGTCCATCTGGCGGAGAAGGCCGGCAAGCTTTTGCCCGCGAAGGATCCCGGCCGCGCGAAAGTCCTCGAATGGCTCTTCTGGCAGATGGCGAATATCGGTCCGATGATCGGGCAGGTGAATCACTTCGCAAACGCCGCGCCCGAAAAGATACCCTACGCGATCGATCGCTACGCCACTGAATCGGCGCGACTGGTCAAAGTGCTCGATGATCAACTCGGCCGCACCCAGTACATGGCGGGCGACTATTCGATCGCGGACATCGCGACCTACGCATGGATATCGGTGGGATTCGTGCCGATCAAAAATTTGAAACCTGATGTAGTCGGCGAAGGCGCCAATGTCGCGCGCTGGATAACGGCGATCGCCGCCCGCCCCGCAGTAAAGAAAGGCATGGAAGTGCCGAAGGTCTAA